In the genome of Lathyrus oleraceus cultivar Zhongwan6 chromosome 4, CAAS_Psat_ZW6_1.0, whole genome shotgun sequence, the window ATTAAATTTTGGTGTCAAGGATCAAAGAATCTTCTCAACAACGGTGACATCTGTTGTCTTGTCTCCATGAATCCGCATCTTGTTAACAATAGCCATCATTCTTGAAAGGTAGTTGGTAACTGACTCTCCTGATTTCATTCGAAGTAATTCGAACTCTGAACGAAGTGCTTGAAGCTGCTGCCTCTTTGTTCTTGCTGTACCTTGGTATTTCTTTTTCATGGAATCCCAAATATGCTTTGCGGTGTCCTTGCACAGAATGGTTTCCAAAATTGAGCGATCAATAGCTTGGAAGAGATAATTTTTTGCTTTAAGGTCCTTTAACTTCAGTCCTTCAAGCTTTGTCTTTTGCGCATCTGTCGGCGTAACACCTGCTGCTGTTTCTGCTACTCCAGAAACAGGCGTAACACCTGCTGCTGTTTCTGCTACTCCAGAAACAACAACCGTCCAATATTCTTTGGACCTCAAGAAGTTCTCCATGAGCATGATCCAATGGTCATAGTGACCATCAAAGCGTGGAATAAATGCTTGCACAAAGCCATTTTCAGAAGCCATGTGTGCAGAAAAAACTACTATTTTTCCTATTTCTCTCCCTCACAGTATTTTTTTTCCTCTCAATTTGCAGTCCCTCTCACGTAAAACCAGCTCTAGATACCACTGTTAACAACAGGTGACAGAATATAATTTTCTGGCATATTTCATTGATAAACTTAACAGCCTATACATAGGCAAATACATAACTAAAGGTACCATGAAAATAGGCACTATCTAACATATTCAAAAGTAAACTCCTATTGACTAGGTAAACTGAAACAAACTTACTGATACTCCTAAAAACTAGGACAACTCAAACGTGCAGATTATTAAATTTTCTCAACAATCCAAAGACTATAAGCTTTACCACAAAGGCTCCAAAGGTGTAGCCATGATCTGGTATACAATTTCCACTGATGACATCAACCTAGAGTTTCTTCCCTGAATGCCCTGTTCCATTTGTTGTATTTTCTTGCGATGACTTTTCCTCTATGGTTTGTGATTTCACTTCCTCTTCACCATCCTTAATATATTTATCTTCACTACCTTTGTTATCAACATCTTATGCATTTTTCCTCGTATTCTCCTTGTTAACAAGTGGATGAGCCAGCAGCGACAACATCTTTTTTTCGGCCATCCTCGACCTTCAGCCATCCTAATATAACCAAAATTTTAAGCTTCACACAACTATAATCACACTAATTTGGTCAAAGATTAGGAGTTTAAACCATCTCAGCTCACGATTATAGCTTTTAGATTCTGAGAATTTCAAACCGGAAATTGTCTCTCCGCCGTACCGGAAATCTTCATAGTAACACGAAGTCTCAAGAAAGTGAAAAgttatttctatttttattacAATATATGTTAAGGAGAAATAACTCCCCTTTAGAATGAAGGCATTATAAGTGAATTGATCCTATTCACAAATGGATTCTTCTCCTAATATATTTTTTAAGGGGATTATTTTTCCACCCTTAGGGGTGCCACTATAGTGAAAAGTTACAATTGGGCATAGAATTCGAAGATGTATTTTTAGACACACCTTTTGTACATATATTTTGGCACTTACGTAGGTGAAGACCTCTATTTTACCTAAATAATTTATCCGTCCTGAGATGCACTTCCTTAAAGTGTTGATGTTTATTTTCTATTAAGGAACTTGATTTCCACATAATTCTCAATGTTGGACATACTTTACTTTTCACATTTCTTTTAGGTTAAGGAGTCAATGAGACCACTCATTTCAAAGACTTCAAAGATAACCTTCCTAATAGGAATATATGTCTTTATGCAAAATATTGATTCAACTATTCTATTTATCATGtagttgaagatgatgaaattCAGATTTGTTTTGGTGTTCTTTTTTAGATATTAGAAGATGGAACCATGTTCCCATTTCATCCGATCAAAATTTCTATATTTTTGGAGTAATGCAATCTTTGATGATTTTGAAAAGAACTCAAAAAATATATTTCAAATGAGTAACTTTGTCAACCTTTTTGAAATCAATATAAAATTGTTCAAAACTTTTACCgaaattcaatttcatttcaaATCTAGGGTAGATAAGATACCAATGCTTTCAAACTTAATGATAACATCTCATTGACCACAAAACCAACCCCACATACATTTGACTTAAATCCATTGGGCCTCTCGCTTGAGCCTCGATAGGAGCTCGCTTGGATGCCTCGTTTGGAGCACGCTAAGCAAGGAAAAGGAAATACATCCTTAAGCTTTATGCCTCCCCTCGTACAGAGCGCTCTAAGCGGGGGTTCTGATGTTTTGAAAAATACCATGTTTCCCTGTTTCCACCATGGAACTGGAATCGTAACTTCGATTGATGCAAGGTCGGATGCATAGTTTAATGCTCTAACTTTTGGTAAAGAGAAACCATGCTTGTATTCCAAATATTAAATTGGATAATGGTGATTCTTTATGTGTGTTTTATGAATCATGTTATGACGTGTATGAATTGAATGATTAATGTATAAAGCAAGTTCCATGATGATAAGTGAGAGTAAACCTAGAATTATAGTTAGGTGAATGGAATTGGAAAGATAACTTAGGTTATGGTAAATAACTTAGGTTGTGGTACTCGAATATAAGATGTGCCTCAGTGTGCATTCGTGAATGAGTATTCGTTAGAGGTGAATCGTCCCATCTACGAGAATGTCGAAGGCATGGATGGTGAATAGTATCATAGTTGCAATTTAACTATCTTGTATGGAAACACATTGTCATATTGTGATTATGATAGAATCATATGGTATTTATGATATCAACCCATGGTGATTGTGATATGATTACATGGTGTTTGATGAGACTGATCAAATGGTGATTAATGAACTAATCATGTATTATGGAATAACCCTTATTCGTGTGTATCCCGAGTTCGAGACTTATATAGAGTAGTAACAAGGAAGAAGAATGATTATTTGCTGGATACCGTTACCCGTGTCAATAAGTTTGTGGATTCAGATCGGCCGAGGAGAAGTATTCCATGCCATGTGAAAGTCTGTGAACCGTGACCATAATCCATGGATTCGGATCGGGCGGGGAGATAATCCTTGTTCTGTAGACAATTGTCACCTGTATCCATAGTCTATGGATTCAGATTAGCCACAAAGAAATTGTTTGAGGAAGCAGAGAACCGTGGCCTGTGTCCATAGTCCTAGACATAGGATCTGTCGGGAAAAGATACATTGTTGTGCATTCCTGAATAGCGATTGATTAAGTAATATGAACTCATGTTGCGTGTTTTCCTTACGAAGCATAAATTCCCTTAGATGCTTAatgtcataccctaaattttcTCCTAAATTCTTCTTTTCACCTACATCAGCATGACATGAGCATTCCATTTTATGATACATTACACCACTCATTTGAAAATGTGTAGTATAGAAAAAGTTGAGAGTGAAATAAAAAATGTTgtaaattttttaaataaaatgatTATAATAGTAGGTAGTAATATAAAATATAGCCATAGTAGTATAATTTAAAAGGAAAAAAGAAAGGAATTAGAAAAAGAATGATAATAATATTGGGCTACAAAAATTAAAAATTGGGTCATTATTTTTAAAGTGGGCCTGATGGGATATTAAGACCATGAAGTAGTTGAAGAAAGAAGTGCAAAAGTATTTATGTTTACCAAACGTATCGGTTTTCTATAAAGTGATATGCGTAACAACAAACACGACTTCAGAAACTTTTAGTCTTCCTTCTCCCTGCTTGCGACATAGTGAATCGGAGTTAAAAGCTGCAAATGGCATCATCGAAGAATGGTGGAGACAATGTCTGGTAAGAAAAGTTTGATAATCACGTTGTAACATGAGTATCTAGCGTTATTTCGTAGATGGATATGTTTTCGTTAAATGTGTTACATGTAAAGTTTGAAACATGTAGTGTGGTTCTGATAGATCATAATGCATTGTCAGATTTGTTCCAGGGCTTCAGGCGGAAAATCTGGAGATTCAGAGTGGATCCAAAAGACGCTCGATGAAATGCATGTTAAGATCAAATGAAAAGCCGTTATGGGTTTCATCAAAGAAGGTTTTGCAGATTTCTCGAAAGAATGACACAACTAAGGAAGCCACAAAGTTGAAAACTCAAATTCTACTGATAGTAGCAGATAACATATTGATGTCCATGTTATACTTGATTTTGGTTTATAAAGTTGTAGTAACCCATGGAAAATAATGAATTATTGGTCGTTATGTTGCAATTGGGAAGAGAGCTCTGGAAGTGACGTATATGATAGTGAGATTCAAGAAATGATCGGGATCTGTGAAAGGGTTATAACAACATTAGATATACCAAACCTAAATATCCGTATGAATCCGTCAGACGATGATGATGACTCGGAAAAGGAGGAGGAGTATTCATGGGAAATGGTTGTTAGTTTGAGATACAAAGTGAAAAAAAGTGTTATGGTATATTGGtgtattattttttttttggtgttttgaGATTCATCTAAGATGGTGATAACTTTATCTGAATGTATAATATGTTTGATACAATATTTTCCTAGGTATGTGACAAAGAACTACTTATGGTGGAACCAGAAGGCGATTGAGATTATTGACTGTGATAATGGAGATAGGCATTTCGGGGAAGTTCATTGTATGAAGAGAAAGAATAAGGTGGTAAACCTGGAGAAATTCATCGGCAATGGGTGGTACAAATACGCGAAGAAGAAGAAGCTCCATAGAGGAGACAATGTGGGTTTACGATTCGTAGTTCTCTAGACCGCCTATTTGTGTATATTATCAAGCGTGTAAGATATGGTGTTTTTGTTTGATGTAAAGACAGTGGAAGTAAATATCAGTGGTTGTGGGTTTTGAAAGTATGACTGATAATGTTAAGAATAATGGGTATGAGGTTTAGATGTTGGTTAGTCTAAAATATTTTGATGGTTTGTGTTTTGTAAGCTAACTATAAGCTGTAGTATCATTAATGTAATAGCATTATATTATGATGGTATTTATGTAATGAAGTTGCATTAATGTAAGGTTGTTTTGTAGTAATGATGTTGTGAACAATGTAAGGTATGATATGTGAAAACTATCTGGCGTAATGAACCTTTGTTGTTAGTAAATGTAACTTTGGATAAGTTTGTGTGCAGTTTGGTAAATTGTTCCTGGTATATGTTTTAGTTATATATTGTAACTTAAAGTAGTTAGTAAAAATTCAGATTGGTAAATGTTGGATTGAAGATTTGTGTGGTTGGTTGAATTACTTATTGGTAAGTTGGATCAAGAAAAACTAAAATGGAGTTACAAAATTATATGTAATATCCATGTAAAGTAATCCCATGTAATTTGAATGTGATGTTTTTGAACACAAGGTTATGAATATGCAAGTTATATGAATATTGTGTATCAACTGAAGTTTTTGAACCAATGGTTGTTATGCTATTAGAAGTATATGTAGTATGAACAACTGGTTATGAATCAATGGTTGTGTGAAAGCGTATTGTTAAACTGTCGTTCATTGGCAACCGTATGTTGAACACCAGGTTATCAAGTTGAATGTAAAATGAATTGGACCCAAAACCTATTGTCCAAAAGATATGTTCAATATGATACAAAAATAAAGTATTGATATTCCAAACATTAGAGTTATGATCCCAACTAAAAAGTTACAAAAATAGATATGACAAAGTTACAATCAAAGCTATATATGTAAGAGTTATAGTTGAACTACAAATTAACATATATAGTTAAGAGTTGTAGTACAACAACAGTGTAATAACGAAATAAAAGTACTGATATCAAAAACTTGTGATGGTATAAAATTCATTCAATTCCCAAAATTTTGCAAAAAGTAACAAATAATGTTGCTGAGAAGTAAATTGGATGGGTGAGTATTAGCTTGAATCTGTAGGTCATGCTGATAATAATTACAGTAGTAACCTGGGCAAAGAAAATGTATATCAGAAAAGGTGATAAATTCATATATATAAACAACTAAGAATCAATGTGTTAGTCATGAAAAAAAACATAATAAGCAATAGTGAAATCAGAGATTCACAATATGGATGGTGTTTGTTAATAAATTAAAGAGATGTGGTGTTGTATGTTACCATTCAAACATTGTGGAAAATTTATTTATAAACAACATTTGTCGTTGTAGATTTTGTGTTGATTTTGTCATCGTGTATCAAGATTTTGATTCCATTTTTGGTTGTGACTCTTGGTAGTGCAACATAAATTTGACCATGAGAGAAAACATCTCTTGGTATATATAGTCCTACCCAATCCAAAGACTGACATTAGTATTGTTAATCATCATTACGTATGATACAATAATTGGGAATTGATACTTGTTTATTTGAATGGCCAAGGGGACTGCGATAGAGACATATCCATTTAGGGAACGTAAATTAAGTTTCCATTGCCATTTCCAGCCATGATTGCTGCTTTAATAACATGACTGCCCATCTTAATTACGATCAACCTTGTGCCATTACACAAACCTTCAGATTGATCGATGTTCCTCATAAGCATAATTGGTGTTCAGACCTTTAACTTAATGTGATGGTTAGGCAACCCATATGTTTTCAATTAATTGAGAAACTCGAGGCTTAAGACATCAAGGAAGTTATTGTCATGTATTTCAGATCGACCGACAATGTTTGAGTTGTAGTAATCCCATAAGTCACCTATATATGAAAGGGATAATTATGAGggtaaataaataaaaaaataaaattcaaattgAAAAACACATTTTATAACTATACCTGGCATCAAGGCAAGAACATGATCATTGATTTGATCAACAACTTCCAATATTGATGCTAGTATGGCCCGACCTTTAAGGTAATCGTAAGATTGATAACTATCAATGAAATCTGGGTAAGTACTCTTGACAATGGCAACAATAGGGTCGTTAAAGTTTGTGATTAAAATCTCAGGGGGCACGTCAATTTCGACAAATTCTTCATTTGGTTCAGAAACTCTCTCTTCACCAATTTGTAGAAGCCAATTTGAGAAGGTGGCaatttcctttttttttcttcttcacTTGGACTATAATGCAGATGCATGTTCTTGGTTAAAGTCAAAACTTTTACAAAATGTTATATATAAGAAGCATTTATTGAAGAGTGGACAATATCAGAACGACTCCCTCTAGGTACCACATGTAAAATTTGTCTAAAGGCACCAccaaaaacaacaaccttgccACCAAAAACATCGTCAGAGTTTGCGTAGGTACTCATGACATCCTTCAACATTCGGTCAAGTTCATCAAAAGCATGCTTATGAGCCATGGGCTCCTCATCACAAATAATTAGCTTGGTTTGTCTTAGAAGTTCTGCGATGTCATCGTCGTAGTCAACTTTGCAAGTAGAATTTTCCAATGTTGGGACATGTATTTTGAATTTGGAATGCGTTATTCTACCTCCCGGTAACAAAAGAGATGTTATCCCACTTGTTAAAACTGTTAAACATATATCATGTTTTGACCTCAAAGCACTTACAAGTGTTCTCCACATATAAGTTTTACCTATTTCGCCATAACCATGTAGGAAAAAAAACTCCACATATTTTAGTATTGACAATGTTAATGATTTGGTCATATATACTCCTTTGTTTATCTAAAGCAAAAATGCAAAATATGTGACAAAAAATGTGATACAAGTATTTGATGTTTAACACTTGAATTATGAGAATATAGATGTTCGGAATGATGTAAAAAGTAGACAGTTTGAATAATCTATAAGAGCATCATATAGAGTAGCAAATTCTGCTTTCAAGGTTGGCACATCGTAATTGTGTTCATCATAAATGAGACAGTTTCCAATTTGTTGAATAACATATCCATTTGGATATGGAAGTGGTTTGAAACCCGTAAGACTTCTACGATTTGACTGAAGTAAAGTCTCAATCGCAAGTAAGGTCAAATTCTACAATTCTGAATCATTCAAATGAAAACCTCTAAGGAATGAAAAAAATGAGATTTAAAATGTTAATTAATTTGAATGGCATAGTCTGGATTGAATATCAAAATTTAAAGGTAGTGATAATATAACAAGGCATGGAAAAATCACATAAGGTCTGGAAGAAGTTGTTTAAGTATAACATGTATTTATCTGATATAATATGAAAACATCAGATAAGTTAGACTGTAAAAGTCATACGATTGAATTACTGAGAGGGATGTATTCTAATATTAGTGTTAAACGTAACATAACTGGATTGTGTGCTATCTGTCTTTGTTCATGCAAGATACCATCAGGTAATAAAAACCAGGACTGATCTCATACATTAGCAGGACGATTAACTGCATCTGACAAAAGCATAATGATGAAAAGCTTTCAAAGAAAATGACCTGAACCCCATTCACTGACCTCTTTGATAGCTCCAATGTATTCTGGATTATCTTCAAGGAACCCCATTGCAAAGCAGGCATCCCTAAAAGAATTGTATTGATTTTCGCCAACTTTACGAATTTCCTCATAAGAAGTGGGTCCTTTGACTACAGTCAACATCATTTGGAGGTAAAAAAGTCCACCGGTAGTAGGTGAGACCCAAATCAAACGACCAATGGTGAACCCTCTTTTTTGCGGTCTCCACAATCTTTTTCTCTTTTCATAAACAAACTTAGTCACAAATTCACAGTATGACAATGATCGGGCTTCATCATATTTTGCATTTGCAACCAACCAAGATGAAAACATGGATTCAGTGACACTTGATTTTTCTAAAATATTCCCCATTATGTCAAAATTAGTGTAGTACACACCTTTCTCCCCAATAAGATGAAAGAACATATGTTCAACTGCAGGTTTGTGTCCATGAATTTTGTAACCGAAAATTCACCAACACGCTTCACTTGGAGAAACATAACTACAATCTAGATATTGTTTGGTTTCATCAACGAGCTCTTGATCTTGCAATGTTTTGGATATTGAAGGAACTATAGTTGCGGATATTCGGTCGAACCCCGTGTGTATGtattttaaaatatatttgaTTGAAGTACTTTGGTTACACCACTCCATATTGATATGCGCCTGATATTTCAATATCAACGTTGTATTATAGGGAATAACATGCCTATTGTCCAAAGCAGTTCCACTTTTGTGAATAACATGTGTATTGGATCTTCTTTTGTAAAATGGAAAACCATTAGCATCAACAATTGTATCATCGATGAACTTCTTGGGAAAGTATTTAGAACGCTTTTTATTCTTCATACATGGCGAGGATACACGTGAAAGACCACACGAAACATGGATCATATGTTCCTTGACTAAGTTGTGTAACATTGGATGAAGTTCAGGGTATGGAATCTCAGCACAAATTATGTTATCTATGTCGGACAGTGTTGGATACTTGTTTTGAGGGTGAATGAAAATTAAAATGTGAGCATGTGGTAACCCTTGTTTGAAATTCAATGGTATGAATAACTGAAAACAAACCATATAGAAAAATGTCAACTATAATGGAGGACAAAAATGGAAATAAAAGTTATAATGAAGTTTGTAAGACGTACATGCTAAACTCTTCTAAGAAGATGTTGTTTAGTTATATCGACCATGAGCTTATTAAATTTGATTTTAAAGACTTTAGAAATGATGTCGGGTCGATCATATGGCCTTAAATGTTTATTGGAAATCAACCGTGTAATTTCAAGCCAAGTCGGATTGCAAGTAAATGTTAGAAATAAATCTGGGAATCTCAACTTACTTGAAGTAGCCATACCATCAAAGTAAAGTTGATACATGTATCTCTTGCTTCCAACAAAAGAAGATGGTAACACAACTCATTTTCCCTTTCCCCCCTATTGCGCAGTTGATTACTTTCCCATTGTCCATGTAATTATTATATTTTCTAACTCTTAAATTAGATTGATTCCTCCTCAACCAATGAAGATGTTCAGACTCCATCCTAACATAACCATCTACCAAGAATTGTTGGAATAGTTTCCTAGAGTACAACAATGTTTTAGCTTCAATGGCGCATTCATGTAAGCGGAATAAAAGCCAATCTTTGATGGACTGGCAATTTTTCCTTGTAACCAAATGTTCATTTTTATACTTG includes:
- the LOC127138003 gene encoding uncharacterized protein LOC127138003; protein product: MNIQREGGMLLGYLGSFMARKRKVQNKDQCNANSRVSWRECERLNVSHDRRRARNGKVRARLENASEVLGLLEQVRLGLHPSQAMLLNAALWYGRLGSGNGQFDTTHSKGRGPPTLRLHGQTCHQIGTLLPVQGLPPQYAKLYIFDTEHEVNNIMDCFRENKFVERDVVTKLKSMLDDCNLHAKVFRMLFIPLNFKQGLPHAHILIFIHPQNKYPTLSDIDNIICAEIPYPELHPMLHNLVKEHMIHVSCGLSRVSSPCMKNKKRSKYFPKKFIDDTIVDANGFPFYKRRSNTHVIHKSGTALDNRHVIPYNTTLILKYQAHINMEWCNQSTSIKYILKYIHTGFDRISATIVPSISKTLQDQELVDETKQYLDCSYVSPSEACW